From a region of the Theobroma cacao cultivar B97-61/B2 chromosome 8, Criollo_cocoa_genome_V2, whole genome shotgun sequence genome:
- the LOC18592536 gene encoding proline-rich receptor-like protein kinase PERK2 has product MASPNNFNFPYFPPPPLRPFQPPPPPHHPITPPPPHIHPPPPPHVHPPPAPLPPAPSPSNHTVIIVVFISCGGLFLLAFLAVALFCFLKKKKKRTVQETDIVHVDEHLKVKEAIVPGPHGPHAVVLEIVDDVHIDEEIAKTEKIEQGSHVHSAEKNAKALQAGGASSSSDHHQLEHKA; this is encoded by the coding sequence ATGGCCTCTCCTAATAACTTTAACTTCCCATATTTCCCTCCACCACCACTCCGGCCGTTCCAGCCACCTCCACCTCCTCATCATCCGATCACCCCACCGCCACCTCATATACACCCTCCACCTCCACCCCATGTACATCCACCACCAGCACCACTTCCTCCTGCACCATCACCAAGTAACCATACAGTTATAATCGTTGTGTTTATCTCATGTGGAGGCCTTTTCCTCCTCGCATTCCTCGCAGTCGCTCTCTTTTGTTTCctcaagaagaagaagaagagaacaGTTCAAGAAACAGATATTGTTCACGTTGATGAACATCTGAAAGTGAAGGAGGCTATTGTCCCTGGTCCCCATGGACCCCATGCTGTGGTTCTTGAAATTGTGGATGATGTTCATATTGATGAAGAGATTGCAAAGActgagaaaattgaacaagGTTCGCACGTCCACTCTGCAGAGAAAAATGCTAAGGCCCTTCAGGCAGGAGGAGCTTCTTCAAGTTCTGATCACCACCAGCTGGAACATAAGGCCTAA
- the LOC18592537 gene encoding protein trichome berefringence-like 7, which produces MVGSFEVEQYSLSKLRQFHERFLSYSNKIVKGHCKLWVSESISALVVIGLFLSFLLATVCTYFYVFPRYQPAAVRTYRVHESSNSVGKCNVFEGKWIPDESYPLYNASQCPFAEPGFNCLANGRRDRGYQKWRWKPKNCDIPKFNVQEILGKLRGKRIVFVGDSLSRTQWESMICLLVTGVEDKRNVYEINGNKITKRIRFLGVWFSSFNIRVDFYRSVFLVQPGPAPRRAPKRVKSTVRLDKLDDISKEWIDSDFLIFNSGHWWTPTKLFDMGCYFQSGGSLKLGMGITSAFRSSLKTWAAWVETSINRNRTRVFFRTFESSHWIGRNRNSCKVTRRPWLKTKGRDRSRISDIIIDVVKKMTTPVAVLHVTPMGAFRSDAHVGTWSDNPSVPDCSHWCLPGVPDTWNEILLSMMLSKNGLTA; this is translated from the exons atggtGGGTAGTTTTGAGGTTGAACAGTATTCATTAAGCAAGTTGAGGCAATTTCATGAAAGGTTTTTGAGTTATAGCAACAAAATTGTAAAGGGTCATTGTAAGCTTTGGGTTTCTGAATCGATCAGTGCCCTTGTTGTTATTggtttatttttatcattccTTTTAGCAACGGTATGCACATATTTTTATGTCTTTCCAAGATATCAGCCTGCGGCGGTTCGTACTTATAGAGTTCATGAGTCTAGTAATTCAGTTGGCAAATGCAATGTTTTTGAAGGGAAATGGATCCCTGATGAAAGTTACCCTTTATATAATGCTTCACAATGTCCTTTTGCTGAACCTGGGTTTAATTGCCTGGCTAATGGGAGAAGAGATAGAGGTTATCAGAAATGGAGATGGAAGCCTAAGAATTGTGACATTCCAAAATTTAATGTGCAGGAGATTCTTGGAAAGCTTCGTGGGAAACGGATTGTTTTTGTTGGTGATTCATTGAGCAGAACACAGTGGGAGTCTATGATATGTTTGCTTGTGACTGGTGTGGAGGATAAGAGGAATGTCTATGAAATTAATGGAAATAAGATCACCAAAAGGATTAGGTTTTTAGGGGTGTGGTTCAGCTCATTTAATATACGTGTAGACTTTTACCGATCAGTTTTCCTAGTTCAGCCTGGTCCAGCACCAAGGCGTGCACCCAAGAGGGTTAAATCAACAGTCAGACTTGACAAGCTGGATGATATTAGCAAAGAGTGGATAGATTCTGATTTCCTGATATTTAACTCAGGGCATTGGTGGACACCAACTAAGCTTTTTGATAT GGGTTGCTATTTTCAGTCAGGTGGATCACTAAAGCTTGGAATGGGGATCACTTCTGCCTTCAGAAGTTCATTAAAAACATGGGCAGCTTGGGTTGAGACATCAATCAACAGAAACAGAACTAGGGTATTCTTCCGGACTTTTGAATCTTCCCATTGGAT TGGTCGAAACCGTAATTCCTGCAAGGTGACTCGACGCCCATGGTTGAAAACTAAAGGGAGGGACCGTAGCCGAATTTCTGACATTATAATTGACGTTGTGAAGAAAATGACAACTCCTGTAGCAGTGTTACATGTTACCCCCATGGGGGCATTTCGTAGTGATGCTCATGTGGGCACTTGGAGTGACAATCCATCGGTACCTGATTGTAGCCATTGGTGTCTACCCGGAGTACCTGATACTTGGAATGAAATTCTCCTATCAATGATGCTCTCAAAGAATGGACTAACGGCTTAG
- the LOC18592534 gene encoding alcohol dehydrogenase class-P, with protein sequence MSTAGQVIRCKAAVAWEAGKPLSIEEVEVAPPQKQEVRIKILFTSLCHTDVYYWECKGYTPLFPRILGHEASGIVESVGEGVTDLQPGDHVLPIFTGECKKCRHCLSEETNNMCDLLRINCDRGVMLADGKTRFSINGKPIYHFVGTSTFSQYTVVHEGQVAKINPTAPLDKVCPISCGICTGFGATVNVAKPRKGQTVAIFGLGAVGLAAAEGARVCGASRIIAVDLNPRRFEEAKKFGITEFVNPKDYNKPVQEVIVEMTGGGVDRSVECTGSVQAMISAFECVHDGWGVCVLVGVPKIDDAFKTHPLNLLSERTLKGAFYGNYKPVSDIPNFVNKYMNKELGIDMDKFITHSVPFADINKAFDYMLQGIGLRCLIHLDA encoded by the exons ATGAGCACTGCTGGTCAGGTTATCCGTTGCAAAG CTGCTGTGGCATGGGAGGCAGGGAAGCCACTGTCAATAGAAGAAGTGGAAGTTGCACCACCCCAGAAGCAGGAGGTCCGGATTAAGATACTCTTCACTTCTTTATGCCACACTGATGTCTACTATTGGGAGTGTAAG GGATACACTCCTCTGTTTCCTCGCATTCTTGGTCATGAAGCATCAGG GATTGTGGAGAGTGTGGGAGAGGGTGTGACTGATCTCCAACCGGGTGATCATGTTCTCCCTATCTTCACCGGAGAGTGCAAGAAATGTCGCCACTGCCTGTCAGAAGAAACCAATAACATGTGCGATCTGCTTAGAATCAATTGCGATAGAGGTGTTATGCTGGCGGATGGCAAAACCAGGTTTTCCATCAACGGGAAGCCTATCTACCACTTTGTTGGCACCTCAACTTTTAGCCAATACACTGTTGTGCATGAAGGCCAGGTTGCCAAGATCAACCCAACTGCCCCGCTTGACAAAGTCTGCCCTATTAGCTGCGGAATATGCACAG GTTTTGGGGCCACCGTGAATGTTGCTAAACCAAGAAAGGGTCAAACTGTTGCAATTTTTGGACTGGGAGCTGTTGGCCTTGCT GCTGCTGAAGGAGCAAGGGTTTGTGGGGCTTCTAGGATCATTGCTGTCGATTTGAACCCCAGAAGATTCGAAGAAG CCAAGAAGTTTGGTATAACAGAATTTGTGAATCCAAAAGATTACAACAAGCCAGTTCAAGAG GTGATTGTCGAGATGACTGGCGGAGGAGTGGACCGCAGTGTGGAGTGTACAGGGAGCGTCCAGGCCATGATTTCCGCATTTGAATGTGTCCATGAT GGTTGGGGTGTATGTGTGCTTGTCGGTGTGCCAAAGATAGATGATGCGTTCAAGACTCATCCATTGAATCTGCTGAGTGAGAGGACTCTCAAGGGTGCTTTCTATGGCAACTACAAACCTGTCTCAGATATTCCTAATTTTGTCAACAAATACATGAACAAG GAGCTGGGGATCGATATGGACAAGTTCATCACTCACTCTGTACCTTTCGCCGACATCAACAAGGCATTTGATTACATGCTCCAGGGCATCGGTCTGAGATGCCTGATTCACTTGGATGCTTAG
- the LOC18592535 gene encoding stearoyl-[acyl-carrier-protein] 9-desaturase 6, chloroplastic gives MQFTNTHCLSTKNLSWTPRVHRYRLHPPTSAVRLSPISAVAAAPPKPPKTHSMPAEKQQVFKSLENWATENVLPLLKPVKECWQPQTFLPDPALPLEEFNDQVKALRERTGELPDEYFVVLVGDMITEDALPTYQTMINTLDGVRDETGASLSPWAKWTRAWTAEENRHGDLLRTYLYLSGRVDMLMVERTVQYLIGAGMDPATENNPYLGFVYTSFQERATFVCHGNTARLAKEGGDPVLARICGTIAADEKRHELAYSKIVEKLLEVDPTGAMLAISDMMKKRITMPAHLMFDGQDPRLFEHFSAVAQRMGVYTADDYADILEALIQRWRLEKLEGLTGEGRRAQDFVCGLAPRIRKLQERADERAKKMELHGVKFSWIFNKEVTL, from the exons ATGCAATTCACAAACACCCACTGCCTTTCTACCAAAAATCTCTCATGGACCCCACGTGTCCACCGCTACCGCCTCCATCCACCAACCTCCGCGGTCAGATTATCCCCAATCTCCGCCGTGGCAGCAGCCCCTCCTAAACCTCCAAAAACCCACTCAATGCCGGCCGAAAAGCAACAAGTGTTCAAGTCGCTAGAAAACTGGGCCACCGAGAACGTGCTACCATTACTCAAACCAGTGAAAGAGTGCTGGCAACCCCAGACTTTTTTGCCCGATCCTGCATTGCCATTGGAAGAGTTCAACGACCAAGTGAAGGCCCTGAGAGAACGCACGGGTGAGCTGCCTGACGAGTATTTTGTGGTGCTGGTCGGGGATATGATTACGGAGGATGCACTGCCGACGTACCAGACCATGATCAATACGCTGGATGGGGTGAGGGATGAGACTGGGGCTAGCTTGAGCCCCTGGGCTAAGTGGACTCGGGCTTGGACTGCGGAGGAGAACAGGCATGGGGATTTGTTAAGgacttatttatatttgtctGGGAGGGTTGATATGCTTATGGTTGAGAGGACTGTGCAGTATCTGATTGGAGCTGGCATG GATCCTGCAACAGAGAACAACCCATACTTGGGCTTCGTGTACACCTCTTTCCAAGAGCGAGCCACGTTCGTATGCCACGGTAACACAGCTCGGTTAGCCAAGGAAGGTGGGGACCCTGTCCTCGCACGCATCTGCGGCACCATTGCAGCGGACGAGAAACGCCATGAGCTCGCCTACTCCAAGATCGTAGAAAAGCTACTCGAGGTTGACCCAACGGGGGCAATGCTGGCAATCTCTGACATgatgaagaaaagaataacaaTGCCAGCTCACTTGATGTTCGACGGCCAGGACCCGAGGCTGTTTGAGCACTTCTCAGCCGTGGCACAGCGGATGGGGGTGTATACGGCCGATGATTATGCTGACATATTGGAGGCTTTGATCCAAAGGTGGAGATTGGAGAAGTTGGAGGGGTTGACGGGTGAAGGGAGGCGTGCGCAGGATTTTGTGTGTGGGTTAGCGCCTAGGATTAGGAAGTTACAAGAGCGAGCCGACGAGCGGGCCAAGAAGATGGAGCTTCACGGGGTGAAGTTTAGTTGGATTTTCAATAAGGAGGTTACGTTGTAG